GATCGTCCTGCCGGAAGATTTCGCGATGCCCGAGGGCGGCCTGAATATCCGCTGGCCGGATCCGCCGCTGGTGCAGGAAGCGCGTCTGCTCGACTACAAGTGGTACGCCGCTCTCGCCTATGTGCGGGCCAACAAACTCGACCGCGTCGAAATCGATTCGCCGCATGCGCGCTTCGGCATCATGACCGGCGGCAAGGCGTATCTGGACGTGCGTCAGGCGCTGACCGATCTCGGTCTCGACGACGAAACGTGCTCGCGCATCGGTATCCGTCTCTATAAGGTCGGCTGCGTCTGGCCGCTCGAAGCGCAAGGCGCGCAGGCTTTCGCGCGCGGCCTCGACGAAATTCTGGTGGTCGAGGAAAAGCGCCAGATTCTCGAGTACGCGATCAAGGAGGAGCTGTACAACTGGCCCGACGCGCAGCGCCCGCGCGTGTTCGGCAAGTTCGACGAAAAGGACGGCGCGGGCGGCGAATGGTCGGTGCCGATGGGCAACTGGTTGCTGCCGGCGCATTACGAACTCTCGCCGGCGATCATCGCGAAGGCCATCGCCACACGGCTCGACAAATTCGACCTGCCTTCCGACGTGCGCGCTCGTATCGCCACGCGCATCGCGGTGATCGAAGCGAAGGAAAAAGCGCTGGCGCGGCCGCGCGTCGAAGCCGAACGCAAGCCGTGGTTCTGCTCCGGCTGCCCGCACAATACGTCGACTAATGTGCCGGAAGGCTCGCGCGCGATGGCTGGCATCGGCTGCCATTACATGACGGTCTGGATGGACCGCGGCACCAGCACGTTCAGCCAGATGGGCGGCGAAGGCGTCGCGTGGATCGGCCAGGCGCCGTTCACGAACGACAAACACGTCTTCGCCAATCTCGGCGACGGTACCTACTTCCACTCCGGGCTGCTCGCGATTCGCGCGGCGATCGCGTCGAAGGCGAACATCACCTACAAGATTCTCTATAACGACGCCGTGGCCATGACGGGCGGCCAGCCGGTCGACGGCGTGCTGACCGTGCCGCAGATCACCCACCAGCTCGCCGCCGAAGGCGCGACGAAGATCGTGATCGTCACCGACGAGCCGGAGAAATACTCGGCGAACGTCGGCCTCGCGCCGGGCATCGACGTCCATCACCGCGACAAGCTCGACGACGTGCAGCGCCAGCTGCGCGAAGTGTCCGGCACGACGATCCTGATCTACGACCAGACCTGCGCGACGGAGAAGCGCCGTCGCAGGAAACGCGGCGCCTATCCGGATCCGGCGCGCCGCGTCGTGATCAACGAGGCAGTGTGCGAAGGCTGCGGCGATTGCTCGGTAAAGTCCAACTGCCTGTCGGTCGAGCCGCTCGATACCGAGTACGGCACGAAGCGCCAGATCAATCAGTCCACCTGCAACAAGGACTTTTCATGCGTGAACGGCTTCTGCCCGAGCTTCGTCTCCGTTGAAGGCGGTCAGTTGCGCAAGCCCAAGGCCGCCTCAGGCATTGTCGGCGACGCGATGCCGCCGGTGCCGGAGCCCGAACTACCGTCTATGGACAGGCCGTACGGCGTGCTGGTGACGGGCGTCGGCGGCACGGGTGTCGTGACGATCGGCGCGCTGCTCGGCATGGCCGCGCACCTGGAGAACAAGGGCGTCACAGTGCTCGACGTCACCGGCCTCGCGCAGAAAGGCGGCGCCGTGATGAGCCACGTGCAGATCGCGAAGAATCCGGCCGACATCCACGCAACGCGTATCGCTATGGGTGAAGCCAGTCTGGTGATCGGCTGCGATGCGATCGTGACCGCCAGCGACGAATGCGTCTCGCGCATGCAGGCAGGCCGCACACGCGTCGTGTTGAACACGGCGCATACGCCGACCGCCGAGCTCATCAAGAACCCGAACTGGCGCTTCCCGGGCAGCAGCACGGAAGCCGATGTGCGTGCCGGCGCCGGCGACGAAGGCGTCGATACGGTCGACGCGAATCACTTCGCCGTCGCATTGCTCGGTGATGCGATCTATACGAATCCGTTCGTACTCGGCTACGCATGGCAACGCGGCTGGGTGCCGCTCACGTATCAGTCGCTGATGCGCGCCATCGAGCTGAACAACGTCCAGGTCGAAAAGAACCGGGCGGCGTTCGAATGGGGCCGCCGTGCAGCGCACGACCTGGCCGCGGTACGCCAGCTCGCGCAATCACAGGGGCGCGGCGCCGCCGCGGAAGCAATGAGCAGCAAGATCATCTCGCTGCACACGCCGAAAGCGCTCGACACGCTAATCGACAAACGCGCCGCGTATCTGACGGCGTGGCAGAACAGCGCGTATGCCGACCGTTATCGCGCGCTGGTGTCGCAGGTACGTGCGGCCGAGTCGGCGCTCGATTCGATCGATGGCCAGTTGCCGCTGACCGAGGCGGTCGCGAAGAATCTGCACAAGCTGATGGCCTACAAGGACGAGTACGAAGTTGCGCGTCTGTACAGCGATCCGGCATTCATCGAAAAGCTGAAGGCGAATTTCGAAGGCGACTGGAAGCTCCACATTCACCTCGCGCCGCCGACGTTCTCGAAGAAGGATGCGAAGGGCCATCTGGTGAAGAAGAAGTACGGTCCCTGGGTCTTCAGCGCAATGCACGTACTGGCCCGGTTCAAGTTCCTGCGCGGCACCGCGTTCGATGTGTTCGGCAAGACGGAAGAGCGCCGTACCGAGCGGGCGTTGATCGTCGAGTATGAAGCGCTGGTGCGTGAGCTGATTGGCGGCCTGACTGCGCAGACGCGTGAGCTGGCCATAGAGCTCGCGAATCTGCCGGACGGCATTCGCGGTTATGGTCACGTGAAGGAGAACAACCTGAAGGGCGTGCGCGTCAAATGGAACGAGTTGCTGGCGCGGTGGCGTTCGCCGGAGACGGGAAAGACGCAACACGCAGCGTGATCGTGTTCGCCTGACCGGATGTGACGCATCGGGCACAAATGGGAAAGGCGGCTGTCCTCGCGGACAGTCGCCTTTTTTGTTTCCGGTTTCGACACGTCATGCATGTGCGCCAGACCGGCGGTACTGCTGGTACTGCTACTTCTTGCAACACAACGGACATTTACGTGGCGAAGCGCAGCGCACGACGACAACAGGGATTGACCAGCCGACTGTTCCGTTACTGTCAGCATGTGCTGCGCTTCAGGAGTCACTTTACAAACGCGTCACGGCCAATCGAATAGGAACATTCCCAAACACACGAAACGAACTAAGAATTATTAGGACGAAGACGCCGCCGACCACGAACGCGCCGCACACGCAAAAAACGCCACGGAATCAACTTCCATGGCGTTCTAGCAGGCTCGTCGCCGGCGCCTCGATGAGGCGCCGCGTCAATCCTCAAGGCATCTGCATTACTTCGCGTTTGCCGGTTTCCGCGCGTTGGCCGAAGCCACCGCCGTCATGTTGATGATCCGGCGCACGGTCGCCGCCGGCGTCAGGATGTGCACCGGCTTTTCCGCGCCCAGCAGGAACGGGCCAACCGTCACGCCTTCACCGCCGATCATCTTCAGCAGGTTGTACGTGATGTTCGCCGCTTCCACGTTCGGCATGATCAGCAGGTTGGCTTCGCCGCTCAGCGTCGTGCCGGGGAACGCGGCCTTGCGCACCGCTTCCGACAATGCCGCATCGCCGTGCATCTCACCGTCGATCTCGAGCGTTGGCGCGCGCTCGACAATCAGCTTGCGAGCCGCAGCCATACGCTGCGACGACGAAGAAGGCGCGCTGCCGAAGTTCGAGTTCGACAGCAACGCGACCTTCGGCGTGATACCGAACTTCTCGATCTCGCTAGCAGCCAGCATCGTCATGTCGGCGAGCTGCTCGGCGGTGGGCGTCTCGTTCACGTACGTGTCGCAGATGAACAGATTGCGGCCCGGCAGCATCAGCAGGTTCATTGCCGCGAAGTTCTGAACGTTCTCCGCTTTGCCCAGCACCTGTTCGATGAACTTCAGGTGCGTGTGGTACTGGCCGATCATGCCGCAGATCATGCCGTCGGCTTCGCCGAGGCGCACGAGGATCGCGCCGATCAGCGTATTGAACTTGCGCATGGCGGCCTTTGCCACGTCCGGCGTCACGCCTTCGCGCGCGCCGAGTTCGTGATAGGCCTGCCAGGATTGCTGATAGCGCGGATCGTCTTCCGGATCGACAACCTCGAAGTCATCGCCGCACTTGAGCTTCGAGCCCATCTTCTTCAGACGCATCTCGATCACCGACGGACGGCCGACCAGAATCGGCCTGGCGATCTTTTCCAGCAGCACGAACTGCGCGGCGCGCAGCACGCGCTCGTCTTCACCTTCGGCGAACACGATGCGCGCCGGTTCCGACTTCGCCGCGGCGAACACCGGGCGCATCACCATGCCCGTGCGATACACGGTCGTGCCGAGTTCTTCGCGGTACGCATCCATGTCCTTGATCGGACGGGTCGCAACGCCAGAATCCATTGCCGCTTGCGCGACAGCCGGCGCGATCTTGATGATCAGGCGCGGATCGAACGGCTTCGGAATCAGGTACTCGGGACCGAATTCCAGCGAGTGACCTTCGTACGCCTTCGCGACTTCATCGCCCTGATCGGTTTCTTCGGCCAACTCGGCGATCGCGCGCACGCAGGCGAGCTTCATTTCTTCCGTGATCGTGGTGGCGCCGACATCCAGCGCGCCGCGGAAGATGAACGGGAAGCACAGCACGTTGTTGACCTGGTTCGGGTAATCCGAACGGCCGGTCGCGATAATGCAGTCCGGACGGACCTTCTTCGCGTCTTCCGGGCGGATTTCCGGCTCCGGATTCGCCAGCGCGAGAATCAGCGGCTGGGTGCCCATTTCGGCGACCATCTCCGGCTTCAGCACGCCTGCGCTCGAACAGCCGAGGAACACGTCGGCGCCGCGGATCGCGTCAGCGAGCGTGCGCGCGCCGGTGTTCGCCGCGTAACGTTCCTTCGACGGATCGAGATTGCCGCGGCCTTCGTAGATCACGCCTTTGGAGTCCGTGACCAGAATGTTCTTCTTCGACAGGCCCAGGTTCACCAGCAGATCCAGACACGCGATCGCTGCCGCGCCCGCGCCGGAACATACGAGCTTCACTTCGTCGAGCTTCTTGCCGACCACTTTCAGCCCGTTCAGGATCGCCGCCGACGCGATGATCGCAGTGCCGTGCTGATCGTCGTGGAAGACCGGAATCTTCATGCGCTCGCGCAGCTTCTTCTCGATGTAGAAGCACTCGGGCGCCTTGATGTCTTCGAGGTTGATGCCGCCGAGCGTGGGCTCGAGCATGGCGATCGCTTCAACGAGCTTGTCCGGATCGGACTCGGAGAGCTCGATGTCGAACACGTCGATGCCGGCGAATTTCTTGAAGAGGCAACCCTTGCCTTCCATGACGGGTTTCGCGGCGAGCGGACCGATGTTGCCGAGACCGAGCACGGCCGTGCCATTGGTGATCACGCCGACCAGGTTGCCGCGCGAGGTGTACTTCTGCGCGTCGAGCGGCTCGTCGTAGATCGCCATACAGGCTGCGGCGACACCCGGCGAGTATGCGAGCGAGAGATCGAGCTGGTTCGACAGCGGCTTGGTGGGGGTGACCGAAATCTTGCCGGGTTTCGGGTTCTGGTGATAGGCGAGAGCGCTTTGCTTAAGTTGTTCGTCCATTTTCTGACCTGCGAGACGTAAGTAATTGAGCCCGGCACACCGCACAATCGGCGTCGCTTACATCTATCGAATGGATAATCGACCGAGGCGGCTTTCGCGTGCGCCGGTTGGGCGTGGCGTCGAACCTCACCGGGGGACGGGACGGTGCGGAGTGCTTAGCGGGTCGATTAGTGTACACCCCGAATGCGTCGATGGACTGAGCGGTTAACGCGGCTCACCATCGGCGAAACAGCGGCCGGCAATGCTGCAGCGCCGCATGCGGCGGGCATGCGCCGCTTGTCATTCGCAGGTCACACGCGTGCTGTTAGCGCTCATTCGAGCTCAGCGCCGCGTCGTTCGGGAATCAGGAAAAGCGTCGCGAAGATGTCGAGCAAGTAGACCGACGCGAGCACGGCGAGCGCCGCGCCGAACGAGTAGCGCGCGGCCAGAGCGCCCACGGCCACCGGTCCGAAACCGCCCACTGCGCGGCCGACATTGAACAGCACGTTCTGGGCGGTGGCGCGTGCATCGGTCGGATAAAGCTCGGAGATCAGCGCGCCGTAGCCACCGATCATTCCGTTGACGAACACGCCCATCGCCGCGCCGCCGATCAGGAGCGCCATTGGCGTGCTCAAGTGCGCGTAGACGAAGACCATCACCACCGCGCCCGCCTGGTAGAACAGAAACGCCGGCTTGCGGCCGAAGCGGTCGGCGGCGATGCCGAACAGCCAGATGCCGCACGCCATGCCGAGAACCGTCACGGCGGTCCACAGTCCGGATCTGGTCAGCGAATAGCCGAAGGTTTTCGACAGATAGCTCGGCAGCCAGATCATCAAACCGTAGTAGCCGAAGTTCTGCACCGAACAGAGAATCGCCACGCCGATGCTGGCGCGCGTGGTGCGACCATCGGCCACCAGCAATTTCAGCGGCAGCTTGCGCATGCCGCGCGCGACGCGCTCGGTAAAGAGCGCCGGCTCCTCGACATGGCGCCGGACAAAGAACGACACCACCGCCGGCAGCAGTCCGAGCGCGAACATGCCGCGCCAGCCGATCAGCGGCAACAACAGCGGTGTCAGCAAGGCCGCCGCCAGCACACCGAGCTGCCATCCCAGGCCGACGTACGACGACACGCGTGCTCGCTGCGACGCCGGCCACGCTTCGGCCACCAGCGTCATGCCAATGCCGAACTCGCCGCCGAGCCCGATCCCGGCGATCGTCCGGTAGATCAGCAGGTCCGCATAGCCTTGCGCCAGCGCGCACAAGCCGGTGAAGACGGCAAAGATCAGGATCGTCCACGTCAGCATGCGCACGCGGCCGAAATAGTCGCTCAACACGCCGAAGATCAGACCGCCCGCCACCGCGCCGATCAGCGTCCACGTGACGAGCGAACCGCCTTGCGCGGAGCTCAGATGCAGATCGGCGGTAATCACGGGGAGCATGAAGCCGAGGATCAGCAGATCGAAGCCGTCCATTGCGTAACCGAGTACCGAGGCGAGCAGCGCGCGGCCGGCGTAGCCATCTTTCGCGGATGCGCGGGTATCGGTGGCGGAAGGGGCGGCGTTCATTGAAAGCATTCCGTAGGTCGAAGGGGCGGCAACGGCAGCAAGCGCCCGAGAAATTCGCGTGAGTGTAAAGGCGCCCCCCGCTGCTCACAAGCGAACCAAAAAGCGCGAGCGCAAGTGCTCGGCCGGCGCGTCCGTTCATTGGACGCCAAGCCTGCGTGCGCAGCGCGGCCGTCATGACCATCATTCACCGCCGGCACGCGCGACGGCCTCCTCCGAAGGGCTCATTTCAGGTAAAATGTCGGCCTACGCGCGCAGCAAAACCGGTCTGCACTCCACTGACCGGCAGCGTATTTGCCTATCAAGGCGCCGCCCAACATGGTGCGGCATACCCCACTTGCTGCGCCACCGGGCCTCGCGCCCGCTTCTCCCCGCTGACACCCAAGGATCCGCCCATGACAGGCTTCGATCGCCAGACGATC
This genomic stretch from Paraburkholderia dioscoreae harbors:
- a CDS encoding NADP-dependent malic enzyme, with translation MDEQLKQSALAYHQNPKPGKISVTPTKPLSNQLDLSLAYSPGVAAACMAIYDEPLDAQKYTSRGNLVGVITNGTAVLGLGNIGPLAAKPVMEGKGCLFKKFAGIDVFDIELSESDPDKLVEAIAMLEPTLGGINLEDIKAPECFYIEKKLRERMKIPVFHDDQHGTAIIASAAILNGLKVVGKKLDEVKLVCSGAGAAAIACLDLLVNLGLSKKNILVTDSKGVIYEGRGNLDPSKERYAANTGARTLADAIRGADVFLGCSSAGVLKPEMVAEMGTQPLILALANPEPEIRPEDAKKVRPDCIIATGRSDYPNQVNNVLCFPFIFRGALDVGATTITEEMKLACVRAIAELAEETDQGDEVAKAYEGHSLEFGPEYLIPKPFDPRLIIKIAPAVAQAAMDSGVATRPIKDMDAYREELGTTVYRTGMVMRPVFAAAKSEPARIVFAEGEDERVLRAAQFVLLEKIARPILVGRPSVIEMRLKKMGSKLKCGDDFEVVDPEDDPRYQQSWQAYHELGAREGVTPDVAKAAMRKFNTLIGAILVRLGEADGMICGMIGQYHTHLKFIEQVLGKAENVQNFAAMNLLMLPGRNLFICDTYVNETPTAEQLADMTMLAASEIEKFGITPKVALLSNSNFGSAPSSSSQRMAAARKLIVERAPTLEIDGEMHGDAALSEAVRKAAFPGTTLSGEANLLIMPNVEAANITYNLLKMIGGEGVTVGPFLLGAEKPVHILTPAATVRRIINMTAVASANARKPANAK
- a CDS encoding indolepyruvate ferredoxin oxidoreductase family protein, which translates into the protein MNAPLDAGQRASLEAALSSVTLDDKYTLERGRAYMSGIQALVRLPMLQQERDRAAGLNTAGFISGYRGSPLGGLDQSLWKAKQHLAAHQVVFQPGVNEDLAATAVWGSQQVNLYPSAKYDGVFSMWYGKGPGVDRSGDVFKHGNSAGSAQHGGVLVLAGDDHAAKSSTLAHQSEHIFKACGLPVLFPSNVQEYLDFGLHGWAMSRYSGLWVAMKCVTDVVESSASVDIDPHRTKIVLPEDFAMPEGGLNIRWPDPPLVQEARLLDYKWYAALAYVRANKLDRVEIDSPHARFGIMTGGKAYLDVRQALTDLGLDDETCSRIGIRLYKVGCVWPLEAQGAQAFARGLDEILVVEEKRQILEYAIKEELYNWPDAQRPRVFGKFDEKDGAGGEWSVPMGNWLLPAHYELSPAIIAKAIATRLDKFDLPSDVRARIATRIAVIEAKEKALARPRVEAERKPWFCSGCPHNTSTNVPEGSRAMAGIGCHYMTVWMDRGTSTFSQMGGEGVAWIGQAPFTNDKHVFANLGDGTYFHSGLLAIRAAIASKANITYKILYNDAVAMTGGQPVDGVLTVPQITHQLAAEGATKIVIVTDEPEKYSANVGLAPGIDVHHRDKLDDVQRQLREVSGTTILIYDQTCATEKRRRRKRGAYPDPARRVVINEAVCEGCGDCSVKSNCLSVEPLDTEYGTKRQINQSTCNKDFSCVNGFCPSFVSVEGGQLRKPKAASGIVGDAMPPVPEPELPSMDRPYGVLVTGVGGTGVVTIGALLGMAAHLENKGVTVLDVTGLAQKGGAVMSHVQIAKNPADIHATRIAMGEASLVIGCDAIVTASDECVSRMQAGRTRVVLNTAHTPTAELIKNPNWRFPGSSTEADVRAGAGDEGVDTVDANHFAVALLGDAIYTNPFVLGYAWQRGWVPLTYQSLMRAIELNNVQVEKNRAAFEWGRRAAHDLAAVRQLAQSQGRGAAAEAMSSKIISLHTPKALDTLIDKRAAYLTAWQNSAYADRYRALVSQVRAAESALDSIDGQLPLTEAVAKNLHKLMAYKDEYEVARLYSDPAFIEKLKANFEGDWKLHIHLAPPTFSKKDAKGHLVKKKYGPWVFSAMHVLARFKFLRGTAFDVFGKTEERRTERALIVEYEALVRELIGGLTAQTRELAIELANLPDGIRGYGHVKENNLKGVRVKWNELLARWRSPETGKTQHAA
- a CDS encoding MFS transporter, with translation MNAAPSATDTRASAKDGYAGRALLASVLGYAMDGFDLLILGFMLPVITADLHLSSAQGGSLVTWTLIGAVAGGLIFGVLSDYFGRVRMLTWTILIFAVFTGLCALAQGYADLLIYRTIAGIGLGGEFGIGMTLVAEAWPASQRARVSSYVGLGWQLGVLAAALLTPLLLPLIGWRGMFALGLLPAVVSFFVRRHVEEPALFTERVARGMRKLPLKLLVADGRTTRASIGVAILCSVQNFGYYGLMIWLPSYLSKTFGYSLTRSGLWTAVTVLGMACGIWLFGIAADRFGRKPAFLFYQAGAVVMVFVYAHLSTPMALLIGGAAMGVFVNGMIGGYGALISELYPTDARATAQNVLFNVGRAVGGFGPVAVGALAARYSFGAALAVLASVYLLDIFATLFLIPERRGAELE